TCAAATCTCTATACTTTTTAGTTTTTATACTTATCAACTTAGAAAGACGTAAATTTAATTatcatcaaaattctttttagtttttaggagtaaataatttattaaatggTGTGTCAAAGACAAAAAcatcaaataatatgaataggAGGAAATATACACACCATATAAGATGAAGTGTACCTTGTAAAATAACAAATcttttttatgaatttaaattatatatgtcaTTAGATGACTTGTTTACTTTTTATAACATGTAATCTACTTTATTAGCTATGAATTAGTGACGAATTACCAAAAAGAATCATATTAGTGTGCGATGAATTTCGCATAGTATAGCACATTATTCTTAAATTATTTACTTCCCTTTAATGCTTAGTCTTATGCTAGAATTGTCTAATGTTTCATTTCTCTTCAAGATGGCATTGCCACACTCAACCAAGCCATTCCCAcaaccaatcacaacaacaacaataacaacgcCTCAATCACAGACGACTCTGAATGCACCGTCCGCGAGCAAGATCGTTTCATGCCTATAGCCAACGTGATCCGAATCATGCGAAAAATCCTACCTCCACATGCCAAGATATCAGACGACGCAAAAGAGACCATCCAAGAATGCGTGTCGGAGTTCATCAGCTTCGTCACGGGGGAAGCTAATGACCGTTGCCAGCGTGAGCAACGCAAGACTATCACGGCCGAAGACGTGCTCTGGGCCATGAGCAAGCTAGGGTTCGATGACTACATCGAGCCCCTGACTCTGCACCTGCACCGCTATCGCGAGTGCGACGGTGGGGAGCGCGGCTCCCTCAGAGGGGAACCACTCATGCTGATGAAGCCGCGGGGTGCTATGATTGACCCCGTGACTTCAACTAGCATTGCCAACAACATGACACCTATTAATTATCCCTTGCCACCTAATTTCACAATggctcatcatcatcatcaccatCATGGCTACTTTGCTTATGCACACATGAGTAATGACAATGTTGCTTCAAATTCTCAAGCTAATCATGATGAGGCAAATAATGTTGAATCATTTAGAGAGCATAAGGAGTAAAATTCAAGGGTactagaaaacaaaaaaaatagactTGTACTAGtatcttttaatttatgtttttattttctctttgtatGAACAATTGTACTATTTTAAATTgctcttttttctattttaaggTGATTTCCAATATAATCTGTTTATGTTTTAGTCAGAAGTATAGTTATGGACTTATGGTGTCTTTCataccaaaaaaattatatatattttattaattaatttagttatCAGATATTTTTTAATGTTCATTCTAAGCATATAATAAATAGATATGTTGAAATTagtcaaaaaggaaaagtagtGTTGTAATGAATAGGGTCCAAAAGGAGTTCACACCAATATTATAGTGTTCAAACTAAACGGCTAAcatgatttaaaataatataaagagTATGAAAGTCaaaaacaaaatagaaaaacaaaattATGCAATTGCATCAAATCTAACTGcgataaattcaaaattaattttttcaacacaattgattataatttttaaaatatgagttgagatttagcatgtattaaaatattaataattcgTTGTTGCTCAACCTGTATCATAGAACTAGGTAAGAAACAACAAAGTTTTAAAGAGTATTTTTAAAACTAGAAATTTAAAACCAATCAagaaaatagaatttcaaaaagaTTAGAAATAGTATACGAAATCTTTTTCTCAAAGAAGAAAATCGAGCTCACTGAATACACGTtgtgtccttaagaaaattatttcccTCAAGTATTCGAGGTTAATGGAatatatcatttcatgataGAATGATCTTATTCGCTGATGTATTGGTACCTAAAACCACGATGTCGGCGAACCACTCAACAACAGTAAAGTACACTTAGAATACTAGATTTAATAGTAGAAGAAGAAATCCAAAAATTCGTTattaaaaaatgagagaaaaattctctatttatagacaacaaaagaagtataaataagcatttgtttttctttatggtTTATGTTATGTAAATCTGAATTACTCTGGTTTCAATGTGAAACTTTTCTCTTAAATTGGCTTTACTTTACACGAAATCAAACTTTTTGGggacttttttttaaaattaatcttATACGATGCAAATCTGAATTAGTTGAGATGCaatgatttttctttatatagGCCCTACACTGtacatatttaaattaatcgaaAACTCTAATGGACATACTAGACACCAAGTGGgagattaaaaattaaaacaaatcatACACGTTTCGTTAATaacaattatttatttgttaatcagttttataaattaaaataagtaCCTATTATACCAAAATCCCAAACAATATAAAGACACCACACAATCCACTCATTCCTAAAAGCTCCATTTTGAGCTGTCCTTTGTTGG
This sequence is a window from Solanum dulcamara chromosome 10, daSolDulc1.2, whole genome shotgun sequence. Protein-coding genes within it:
- the LOC129871548 gene encoding nuclear transcription factor Y subunit B-6-like, whose product is MPIANVIRIMRKILPPHAKISDDAKETIQECVSEFISFVTGEANDRCQREQRKTITAEDVLWAMSKLGFDDYIEPLTLHLHRYRECDGGERGSLRGEPLMLMKPRGAMIDPVTSTSIANNMTPINYPLPPNFTMAHHHHHHHGYFAYAHMSNDNVASNSQANHDEANNVESFREHKE